TGTCTCACAATAGCAATTGGAGCAACTGCACTGTATCGTTTACGTCACGAGTGAGCAGAAATTTGATCCGGACATATTAAATGCAAAGAAACTTAAGAGCATTGCATTAGCTCCTAAGCGCCTTCCGCAAAATGCGCCAAGAAGATGGCTAACTAACTTTTCCTAAAACGGTCGGATTGCGCGCGTTAAAGCTCACGAGAGTATGTTGCCATCAGAAACCTAAAAGCCTAGAGTAGCTTCACCTACATGCCCACCGAAAAAGAGAAAATGCTAGCCGGCGAGTTGTACCAAGCCAACGACCCCGAGCTAGTGGCCGAGCGCTTATGCGCCAAAACGCTGTGCCACCGTTACAATCAGCAACCCGTGGAGCTAGACAAGCGCGTGCTGAGCGAACTGCTCGGCTACGAAACCGACGCGCACATTGAAACCACGTTCCGCTGCGACTACGGCTACAACATCAAGCTAGGTCGAAATTTCTACGCCAACTACAACCTAGTAGTGTTAGACTGCGCGACGGTTATCATTGGCGATGATGTGTTTCTGGCGCCGAATGTGGTGATCAGCACGGCTGGCCACCCAGTAGAAGCAGGACCTAGGGTAGCAGGTTGGGAATTTGCCAAGCCAATTACCATTGGCAATAAAGTATGGCTAGGCGCGGGTGTGCTGATAATGCCCGGCGTAAGCATCGGCGACAATGCAGTGATTGGGGCGGGCAGTGTGGTCACGCGCTCCATCCCAGCGAATACCGTGGCCGTGGGCAATCCGTGCCGCGTGATTCGCGAGTTACCGGATCAGACGAGTTAGGTTTCTGCCCTTTAGAGTACCACGAAGAACTTGGGTCGACGCACCTAGGTTTGGTCTCTCAAACCTATCAAGGCACTCGAAAGGACAGCTTAGAGCGCCTAACCTAAAACTTATTCGTGGTCTAAACTCAACTTCTCGCTTAAATTGCAGCCCGCCGAAAAGCCATTCAAGCTTCGGCGGGCTTTTTTATCTTGTCATCCGGCAACTCACAAACGGCACTCCATATGCTCCGCACCGACTGGACCCTCGACGAAGTCAAAGCAATTTATCACCAGCCCGTGCTGGAATTGGTAGCGCAGGCTGCCGCCGTACATAAGGAACACCAAACCACCGGCGAAGTGCAGGTGTGCACGCTGTTGAGCGT
This Hymenobacter sp. GOD-10R DNA region includes the following protein-coding sequences:
- a CDS encoding sugar O-acetyltransferase, translated to MPTEKEKMLAGELYQANDPELVAERLCAKTLCHRYNQQPVELDKRVLSELLGYETDAHIETTFRCDYGYNIKLGRNFYANYNLVVLDCATVIIGDDVFLAPNVVISTAGHPVEAGPRVAGWEFAKPITIGNKVWLGAGVLIMPGVSIGDNAVIGAGSVVTRSIPANTVAVGNPCRVIRELPDQTS